A genomic region of Actinomycetes bacterium contains the following coding sequences:
- a CDS encoding type II secretion system F family protein produces MATATMTFQYSVRDRTGKLVTGKIDADSPGAVASKLKSMGYAPVSITQTNAGMSREINMPKLGAKVKLKDLAVFSRQFATMINSGLSLLRALSILEEQSENKELSKVLTLVRQDVETGQSLSSALGQHPDIFPPLMVNMIKAGEVGGFLDSVMLQIAENYETETKLRGKVKSAMTYPVVVFIIAILAVIGMLIFIVPVFANLFKTLGGQLPAPTRVLVFFSDVLKTWAPVIVIVLVAGFIVWTKVKRTERVRNVVDPLKLKAPIFGNLFQKIALSRFTRNLGTLMRSGVPILQSLDIVADTTGNVVVARAVRDVQDSVRKGESLTAPLANHAVFPPMVVQMMSVGEDTGALDTMLHKISDFYDQEVEATTEALTSLIEPLMIAVLGGIIGSMIIALYMPIFKIFDLIK; encoded by the coding sequence ATGGCTACAGCGACCATGACCTTCCAGTACTCGGTGCGGGACCGGACCGGGAAGCTGGTCACCGGCAAGATCGATGCCGACTCGCCGGGTGCGGTGGCGAGCAAGCTGAAGAGCATGGGCTACGCCCCGGTGAGCATCACCCAGACCAACGCCGGCATGTCGCGCGAGATCAACATGCCGAAGCTCGGCGCGAAGGTGAAGCTCAAGGACCTGGCGGTCTTCTCCCGCCAGTTCGCCACCATGATCAACTCGGGGCTGTCGCTACTGAGGGCCTTGAGCATCCTCGAGGAGCAGAGCGAGAACAAGGAGCTGAGCAAGGTTCTGACCCTGGTCCGCCAGGACGTCGAGACCGGGCAGTCGCTGTCCTCCGCGCTGGGCCAGCACCCCGACATCTTCCCGCCGCTCATGGTCAACATGATCAAGGCCGGCGAGGTCGGCGGCTTCCTCGACTCGGTCATGCTGCAGATCGCAGAGAACTACGAGACAGAGACCAAGCTGCGCGGCAAGGTCAAGTCGGCGATGACCTACCCGGTGGTCGTCTTCATCATCGCCATCCTCGCCGTCATCGGCATGCTGATCTTCATCGTCCCGGTGTTCGCCAACCTGTTCAAGACGCTGGGCGGTCAGTTGCCGGCCCCGACGCGGGTGTTGGTGTTCTTCTCCGACGTGCTCAAGACCTGGGCTCCTGTCATCGTCATCGTGCTTGTGGCCGGCTTCATCGTCTGGACGAAGGTCAAGCGCACCGAGCGGGTCCGTAACGTCGTCGACCCGCTCAAGCTGAAGGCCCCGATCTTCGGCAACCTCTTCCAGAAGATCGCGCTCAGCCGCTTCACCCGCAACCTTGGCACCCTCATGCGCTCCGGCGTGCCGATCCTGCAGAGCCTGGACATCGTCGCCGACACGACGGGGAACGTCGTGGTGGCTAGGGCGGTGCGCGACGTGCAGGACAGCGTCCGCAAGGGTGAGTCGCTGACCGCGCCGCTGGCCAACCACGCGGTCTTCCCACCGATGGTGGTTCAGATGATGTCCGTCGGTGAGGACACCGGCGCTCTGGACACGATGCTGCACAAGATCTCTGACTTCTACGACCAGGAGGTTGAAGCGACCACCGAAGCGCTGACCTCACTCATCGAGCCGTTGATGATCGCGGTCCTCGGCGGGATCATCGGCTCCATGATCATCGCGCTCTACATGCCGATCTTCAAGATCTTCGACCTGATCAAGTAG
- a CDS encoding prepilin-type N-terminal cleavage/methylation domain-containing protein, with product MLERIRKAQEEHEGGFTLIELLVVIIIIGILAAIAIPVFLNQRKKAVDASLKSDLRTMATAEETYFVDNRAYLAVAASTGTATVGTQTVKLSPNNSVTVVFTGAKAGTYCVKATNPNGTDPTNGFVYQSDNGGLQGTGGNCTGY from the coding sequence ATGCTCGAACGGATCCGCAAGGCCCAGGAGGAGCACGAGGGTGGCTTCACCCTCATCGAGCTCCTGGTCGTCATCATCATCATCGGCATCCTCGCCGCGATCGCCATTCCGGTCTTCCTGAACCAGCGGAAGAAGGCCGTGGACGCGTCGCTGAAGTCCGACCTCCGCACCATGGCCACCGCCGAGGAGACCTACTTCGTGGACAACCGGGCCTACCTTGCGGTGGCCGCCTCCACGGGCACTGCCACCGTCGGAACGCAGACGGTCAAGCTGTCGCCGAACAACTCCGTCACCGTGGTCTTCACCGGAGCCAAGGCCGGCACGTACTGCGTCAAGGCGACCAACCCGAACGGGACCGACCCGACGAACGGTTTCGTCTACCAGTCGGACAACGGGGGGCTCCAGGGAACAGGTGGGAACTGCACCGGCTACTAG